Proteins encoded by one window of candidate division WOR-3 bacterium:
- a CDS encoding FAD-dependent oxidoreductase, translating into MGRKIIVIGGSAAGPKAAARARRMDEFAEITIFQKNPDLSMASCGYPYYVGGFFDDRNKLLCTTTGVVRDQKYYWNAKGIVARVNTEVTKIDRGKKQVEFLDILNGKTGTMKYDKLIIATGSLPNMPPIPGNKLEGVTTLQSMKDADYLRKIKDEGKIKKAVVIGGGLIGVETLEALNLAGIELTLVELLPQLLTFLDWEMAALAENYLRTKADIITKDGVSEFLGKEGKLTAVRLQSGKVIPCELAVVAIGVRPNTELAKKAGIETGKLGGIKVDKYMQTSDPDIYAVGDCCEIKNIILEKSVLAPYGDLANLEGRVAGENAIIGNKAVFPGTIQTGICKIFEYGIGITGLSESKAKEAKKDYISVINASPDKPGFMNGKLLVTKLISDKKTGKILGAQCLGPGDVSKQLAIWATAIKGGLTVEDMVNGDLPYAPPFSLAIDHSIASAHILQNKTRDLFTGISSLELKDKIDRKEDIFILDVRGQDEFEQTKIGIGEKLIPLGALRNRLNELPEDKNKEIITYCKISLRGYEAAVLLKAHGFKNVKVLEGGILAWPFKKEK; encoded by the coding sequence ATGGGCAGGAAGATAATTGTAATTGGCGGTTCAGCTGCAGGACCGAAAGCGGCGGCAAGAGCAAGGAGAATGGATGAATTCGCGGAAATAACAATTTTTCAAAAAAATCCTGACCTTTCCATGGCTTCATGCGGGTATCCTTATTATGTTGGCGGTTTCTTTGACGACAGAAATAAACTGCTTTGTACAACAACCGGAGTTGTTCGTGATCAGAAGTATTACTGGAATGCAAAAGGTATTGTCGCTAGAGTGAACACGGAAGTTACAAAAATTGACAGAGGGAAAAAGCAAGTTGAATTCTTGGATATCTTGAATGGCAAAACAGGGACGATGAAATACGACAAATTGATCATCGCAACCGGCTCTTTGCCCAACATGCCTCCTATTCCGGGAAATAAACTCGAGGGAGTGACTACGCTTCAGTCAATGAAAGACGCGGATTATTTAAGAAAGATAAAAGATGAAGGCAAGATAAAAAAGGCCGTTGTCATCGGAGGCGGACTTATAGGTGTTGAAACGCTTGAAGCTCTTAATCTTGCGGGCATAGAGCTTACACTGGTGGAACTTTTGCCCCAGCTCCTGACCTTTCTGGATTGGGAAATGGCAGCTCTTGCGGAAAATTATCTCAGGACAAAAGCAGACATAATCACCAAAGACGGCGTTTCTGAATTCCTGGGAAAAGAAGGAAAATTGACTGCGGTTAGGCTTCAATCCGGCAAAGTAATACCCTGCGAACTCGCTGTTGTCGCCATTGGAGTAAGACCTAACACGGAATTAGCAAAGAAAGCCGGAATTGAAACAGGAAAACTCGGTGGAATAAAAGTAGATAAATACATGCAGACATCGGACCCTGATATTTATGCCGTCGGTGATTGTTGTGAGATAAAAAATATTATTTTAGAAAAATCAGTTTTAGCTCCTTACGGCGACCTCGCCAACCTGGAAGGACGTGTTGCGGGAGAAAATGCCATAATTGGAAACAAAGCTGTTTTTCCCGGAACAATACAGACTGGAATATGCAAGATTTTCGAATATGGAATTGGCATAACAGGGCTTTCGGAATCAAAAGCAAAGGAAGCTAAAAAGGATTACATATCTGTGATAAATGCCAGCCCAGACAAACCTGGTTTTATGAACGGAAAATTGCTTGTCACAAAACTTATTTCCGACAAAAAAACAGGGAAAATACTCGGAGCCCAGTGCCTTGGACCTGGAGACGTCAGCAAACAGCTGGCAATATGGGCGACTGCTATTAAAGGAGGCTTAACGGTGGAGGACATGGTAAACGGCGATCTGCCCTACGCCCCCCCATTTTCACTAGCCATAGACCACAGCATCGCTTCTGCACACATTCTTCAGAACAAGACCAGAGATTTATTCACAGGAATTTCATCTTTAGAATTAAAGGATAAAATTGACCGGAAAGAAGACATTTTTATTCTTGACGTCCGCGGTCAGGATGAATTCGAGCAGACAAAAATTGGAATAGGCGAAAAGCTGATACCTCTGGGTGCTCTAAGAAATCGTCTGAACGAATTACCCGAAGATAAAAATAAAGAGATAATCACATACTGCAAAATCTCACTTCGCGGTTACGAAGCGGCTGTTCTTCTCAAAGCGCATGGATTTAAAAATGTGAAAGTGCTCGAAGGCGGAATCTTGGCATGGCCGTTTAAGAAGGAAAAATAA